The following are encoded together in the Humulus lupulus chromosome 5, drHumLupu1.1, whole genome shotgun sequence genome:
- the LOC133779539 gene encoding uncharacterized protein LOC133779539, translating into MSAYLERVRGYLEQLVEYSIEKILRERNTHVDALAKLASTKDGDTLESVPVEYLPRPSIVNPDVHMVSIPKESWANPIISYLKDGVVPTDKREARRLVYKAARYTLVDGILYKRGFSMPLLRCVDEEEVVKVLYEIHEGECDNHTSGPSTA; encoded by the coding sequence ATGTctgcatacttggaaagggtaagagGCTATTTGGAGCAGTTGGTGGAATATAGCATAGAGAAAATCCTgagagagaggaatacccatgTTGATGCCCTCGCGAAGCTAGCTTCCACTAAAGATGGGGATACCCTTGAATCAGTGCCTGTGGAATACTTACCAAGGCCAAGCATTGTCAATCCAGATGTTCACATGGTCAGCATCCCAAAGGAGTCATGGGCTAACCCGATTATAAGCTacctgaaggatggagttgtgccAACAGACAAGAGGGAGGCTCGAAGGCTAGTTTATAAGGCAGCTCGATACACCTTGGTAGATGGGATCTTATACAAGAGGGGGTTTTCTATGCCACTCTTGCGATGTGTTGATGAGGAAGAAGTTGTGAAGGTACtgtatgaaatacatgagggtgAATGCGACAACCATACGAGTGGACCATCCACGGCTTGA